The [Limnothrix rosea] IAM M-220 genome includes the window TCCGAATCCAATTTTGGATCTGCAAAATCCTTCGCCGCTAGATACATTTGACCAAGGAAGAGTATTTCTTGATCAAGGAGCATTTCCACACCCGATCGCCCGAGACGTTCGAGAACCGGTTCAATCCCCTGCTCCGGCGGCATTTTAGAGATGATCCGCAACAAATTACGGCGATCAGTCCCCCAACTGCTCATTAACCGTTGAATTAGAGCATCAACTAAATCTGGCGTGGCGATTTCTGCCATCACTGACCACACCTGCTGGCGGGTAAATTCGCTTTGTCTTGGATCTTCCGACACACCAATCAATAGGCTTGCTGCGTCATTACCAAGGGAAATCAAGGCCTCTTTCGCTGCTTCTCTGGTGGAACTAAAATAAAGTCCTTTAACGAGGGAACCGTAATATTCATCTAAACGCTTATCTGCAATGATGGCGAGCAGAGCACAACGCACCTTAGCCGAATCGTCCTGTAGCAGTTCAGGGATGTAGGTGTGCACGAGGGTAGAGTGCAATGCGTCAGGTAAAGACTGGACACCAACGACACGCTCGCGTTCTTTGTGGGAGTTGAGCATTTCCTCTAGGGTATAGGTCGCCTCCCGTTTTTCCATGGTGCTGCCGCGCTGAATAATCAGATTGGCAGCGGTGCCGCGGACTAGGGGATCAACGCGTTCGTTGAGGTAGGGTTTGAGGGTTTTGGCATCGAGGTTCGGCTCACATAGCCACAAATACCTTAGACCCAAGGCGAGGACATCTAAAGGTGGCTTTTGCTCAATGAGATCTTGTACCTGTTGGCGATATTCGGGTTTGGGCGATCGCAACATGGATTCGAGACTTTGCCGTTGTAGATTTGGCGTAAATTGATGCAACATCGGCGCTAACACTTCAGACAGATTCAGCGGATCAATACGGTCTAGTAGCTGAATACAGGAGCGGCGATCGCCCTCGGTTTTACGTTCCTCTAGAGCCTGTACCACTGCCCGCTTAAAAGCATTGAGATCAATATTGCCAAAGCCCAGCCGTCCCTGCTCTGCTCCCTGTACCAACAAGCTTACATAACTGGATCTCAGGAACCACGCACTGGCTGCCCAAATAATCGAAAAAAAGACGATCGCCCCCACAAAAATACTGCCTTGGATTTGCCGGAGAGTCTCTGTCGTCTCGCTATCTCCCCACACCTTGCTGATCACGGCGATCGCCCCTAACAAACCCGCACCAGTCACCCCCGTCGTAAAAGGCTCAGCAATCCCCTGTACCCAAGTTTGAATCGAACTGCGAATTTCCGATGGAATCGGCTGAAACAGAAACGGCTCAATGCCCGCAATCAGGGTATAGCGCAACAGTTCATCGAAAAACCGCAGCGCAATCGCACTAAAAAATAAAATTTCTGCACTATCAAAGGATGCAAAGAAAAATCGCTTATCTAGCAAAATCGTCCCCAAACCCAATACCGAAAGAGATACAGGCAAAAACATTGCCGCCACAAATACCCCCAACCTCTCCACAGCTCGACTCGAAACAAACCACTGGGTCAGGAGCTCAAATAGACCTAAGATCCCGGCAAATAGCCCCAAAAAACCCGCAATATCATCTCCCTGAAACTTGAGCTCTAGTTCTCCGAGATATTGCACTTCCACAAGGAGATATAGCACTTCTCCCATAATGAAAAACAAAAATAGCGGAATAATATAGCGCTTAAGAGATTTCGTTAATTTGCGGCTCGTAAAGTCTGATTCAAATTCCTCTAAATCTTTAACAGGCGTATCGGGAAAAGCCTGCTTGTAGCGACGGGTGAGGTAAAACAGCATTCCGCCACCCACCAAAATCATCACCGCAGCGGCAATGAGCATATTTTCTAAGCCAACAAACTTAAGAAAAATCGGCAAAGAAAAGCCAGAAATCACATCCCCCAGTAGCAGACCACTGGAAATGATCGGATAGGCGCGTTTAATTTCGCGAATATTAAAAAGCTGATTAGCTGCAACTTGGGAATTGAGGTCATTAAGAATGTCTTCGGCATCCATCCATAGTCGCAGTACAAATACCGTGACAAAGGCGAGCACACCGTCAAAATATTGCAGATCGAGGCTGACTCGAAATACCAATAACGGTAGCGCCATAAGCAGCACGATGAACATCAAAACGCGCTGTAATGCCCAGTTATTCTGGAGCCATGAGTAGAGAAATCCTAAGCCAGAACCCAACATGGCACTGACGATATAGATCATCGGCAACCAAGATGCGCCAAACCCACCTTCTTCAGTGGGTAAGAGAAATAATGCTGTGGTTGTTTGCTCCATCCACAACAAACCAACGGAGGTCGCTGTATAGAAGCCAAACATTAATAGGGTGCGCTCACCCTCTTCCTGACGAAGATTTAGGGTTTGCAGCAGCTTGCGCGTCCAGTCGTTTTGGGTCTTGGGTCGGAGGGCTTGTGATTTCATAGGCGATGGATGCTACCTTGCCAGAAAAGCGATTTGCTATCCAGTTTATACCTTACCTAAGATTCCCGTATCCCTCGTTATCCGTCACAATTGTTGGTTTTCTTCGGGAATGAGTGGATTTTTTTCTATTGTTTCAGCTTTTTACGCAAAATTACGGGGCGATCGCCCCTTTTTTCCCTTGCTTAGCTAATGTGAGTTTTGTTTAAGAATGCTCGGAAGTATGACGCGGTGAATGAGAGAGCGAGAGATAGGGAGATGTTTCTATGCATCTATTCAAATAATCCACGCTTTCAAACAATGCAAATTTTCGTTGCTTCCCGTATCTCTCCCTCTCCGTGTTTTCCTTTCTCTAGAGAATTTCGGCTACATTTTTATCCATAATTGACGTTAGCTACTAATCGGCGGGGATTGCCTCTGCTGTTTTATGTGTTGGCACTTGGGTGGACACCATGGCTGCCATCAACTGTTCTGGTGTCACGGCAAAGGGTAAACGGTGAATATCGGATTGGGGTTGGCAGGTGATTTCTGCAACTTTCTGGAGGTCTTGCAGGGTGATTTTCGTTAGGCCAAGATCCGCCAAGGTTTGGGGCAAGCTAATGGCTTGATAAAACTGTAATAGCTGTTGGCGAGCAGTGCTAGCAAGTTGACTGCCTAAACACATTTCTTCGAGGCGGAGTTGCACTAAAATGCCGTAGGCAACTTTTTCGCCGTGGAGAATGCCATGGGCTGCTTCAAGATGGGTTAAGCCGTTATGGACGGCATGGGCGGCAACGGTACGGCAATTTGCGCCACCAAGACCGCCAATTACGCCTGCGAGTAAAACGCTAGCGTCAACGACTTCCTGCCATTCTTTACTGTCAAGATCGGCGATCGCCGCTGCTGATTTCTGGAACAAAATATCCCGTAGCACCCGTGCCTGTTGAACGGCAGCAATGGTGAGGGTATCAGTGGAATGGCCACTACTAACCGCGGCTTCGTACCACTTGGCGATCGCATCACCAATGCCTGCCACCAAAGTTCGCTGCGGAGCCTGTTTTACCAAGTCGTAGTCCAAAATCAATAGGTCTGGGCAACGACTTAAATTGACATCATATTGAAAAGCCCCAGCATCGGTGTAGATATTAGACAAAGCTGTCCAAGCGGCACAGGTAGCAGCCGAAGTGGGAATGGTGACGACGGGGCAATGTTGCTGGTGAGCTAATAGTTTTGCCGTATCAAGGGCTTTACCACCACCAACACCAATGACAAAATCGGCCTTGTGGCCTTTAAATTTTTTATGGAGATATTTCAGGGATGTCTCAGAACAGTCGGGGCTATAAAAGGCCGTTTCCGTTTCTAAAGCCTGTTCCTTAGCAATCACTTTTAAAGTCTCTCTAGTTACTGCAACAGACCGCTTACCGCCAACAATGAGAGGTCGCTTTCCCCAACGGGCGATCGCCATCGCCGATTTAGCGAGAATGCCCTCACCTTTGATCACTTGGGCTGGAGCCACAAAGATTTGTGTTGTTGTCGTAGTCGTTGAGGTTAGAGAGACCTGATCCATAATAAAAAAACTGAAAACAAAACTTGAAGTGACATCGCAAATGTCACGGTGTAACTAACCTAACTAATCGAGTCGTTAATTGGCAGCTTAGCGAAGTTATCCTCATAAATCTGGATATCGAGGTCTGCCGTTTCCCGCGTGGTGATCTCCCGCCGAATTTGACCAAGGTAAAGAGGTTCTGAGACACCGGGAGCAAGATGCTTAATGGTACGGAGGCGCACTAAGAAACCTGCATCACCACCAGTACGACCGTAGGAAAATAGATCACCAGACGCTTGTCTCAACGTTGCATCAACTTCTGAAAGACTAATTTCTGGCTTCACAGTAACGACAGCCAAATTAGAGCCGTTGTCATAGACGAGGGAGTAACGAATTGCTCCCGGCACAACGCTACGGTTAAACAGCCCCAAGCTCAAGCCAAATAAACCAATCGTCAGCACGATCATAAAACCCGTTGTGCCGACCAGTCGGAAGCGAATTCCCCACTTAAACAAAAATCCGGCGATCGCCAAAATAGCGAAGGCGAGCGTCGCGTAGCCTGAGTATTGAGTGTAGAGGGCAAAATCAAGATTATCCATGACTTAAAAAAAAGAGCCGATTTAAAGGGCGGTGTCGAAAAAAAAATTTAAAGTGATTTCTATTATCACGGAAACTGTACCTATTAAAAAACCAGCGATCACGATCGCCGGTTAAACTCAAGCTTGTTGTTGTTTGCATCGAATAAATCCCAAACTACGCGTTCCCAGCACGACAGTTCGAAATATTTCTTTACATTGCCCATATAGTATCAGAACATACAACTTTTGCAAGGGGCTAATCAGCCGCCTTTACCTTTTGCTTGGCTTTAGTCCCATAGAGCCTTTCCAGATTTAGGGCTAACACACCAGCCGTCACCACAAGCATGCCCAAAACCTGCTGTCCACTGAGGGTCTTACCAATAATAATCAGTGACAAAATCGAAGTAAGCACCGGGCCTGTTGCTCCGAAAATCGAAGAAATGGCCGCGCCAATATAACTAATTCCAATATTATTTGCGAGATAACTTAGCAAAGTTAAAACACCCAAAATCATCCCGCTCAGCAAAACACTGAACCCCTTACCAGACTCAACACTAATCGACCAAGACTCCGGTAAAAATGGCGTAAAGGTGAGAAAGAGGCTGAACGTTGAAAAAATCAAAATTGTGCCAAAGTTAATCACACTAAAAGGCACAGGGTGAATTTTCTTGGTACAAGCCTGAATCAGGAGCACATGCACCGCAAAGGAAACCCCAGAAAAGATCGCGGCAAGCACACTGCTAAAGGGCAAACTAATTTGCGCGCCACCAGAAGGAGCAGAAATTAACCCCACTCCTAAAACCACAACAAAGGCAACGAGCCACCTAATATTGCTAGGACGCTCCCCAAAAGATAGCCACGCAAGTAGCAAGGTCACAATGGGGAAGATGAAAAAGATGGTAATCGCAACGCCGGGGGATAGCGGGCCGAGGGCTGTGTAGATCAGCACTTGCGAGAGAAACAGCGCAAAGCCACAACCCGCAACCTTCGCCATCAGCAGATAGTCTCGCTCTTCCATGAACTTTTTGATGTCCTTAAAGCTAGACGGATGCAAAGATTTGGCGATCAGACACATGACCGGCACCACAAAAATCATCCTGAGGAACAGAATAAGGAGCGAGTTGCCGATACCCGGTGAAATATAGCCCCCGGTTTTAATGAAGCCAAAAATTGAACTTTGGTTCAGGATGATGCTGATCACGACATTCTGAAGGGACAGAATCAGGGATGAGAACAGAATCAAAATCAGTCCTAGCTGGGACTTGGAGAAGGTTAGTTCTTTTTTTGCTGTTTTGGTATCGTTCAGGCGGGGAATGTAGGTTTTTGCTTCGACTGGTTCTGAGGTGATGTTTGATGCTAGTGGTTCGTCTTGAATAATGTCGTTTTGCTGGTAACCGTAATCGGCTGCTGGCTGTGTCGTCGCTTGGGGAATGACGGGAGGGGTCACGTAGCGGGATTGATTATTATGCAGCTCTTCTTTGAGGCGACTGACTAGGGCATCTAGGATGGCTTCTCCTTGTTGCTCTAGGGTATACATCTGACTCAGCTGTTGGGATAGGGAGCTATGGTAGCTATTTAGATCTAGCTGTAGGGTCTTAAAGGTGCTTCGAAAGGTGGAGTCTAGGTCTGCGATGAGACGATTGGCGGTATTGCTATAGTCTTCTGCCTGGCTGAGGTTTGTGCTGTAGCTGTTACCGGGACTTTGTTTGTTGAGGATATTTTTGAGTTCGGCGGCGAGGGTCGGTGCCATCTGCTGCATCAGCGATCGCCGTTGCGCTTCGAGGGAGGATATTTCCTGTTGAAGTTGGGATTTTTGTTGCTGAAGCTGTTGTATTTCTCCTTGGAGTTGGGAGGTTAGGGTTTGTCGGAGTCGGTCGAGATCTGCGTTAATTTGTTGCAGGCGTGCCTCGGTGCTGTCCGAACCCTGAGGAGAAAATTGATCTGATGGCATTAGCTCACTGTCCTATGTGGTTAGATTTCGGGAAACTCCGTAAAACTACGTAGAGACCGTCAAAATCAGTGAATTTTTAAGTATTTCCTACTTTAAGCAAAGCATATCGGAAAAGTTGCCCTTATTGTACGGGAGGTTTTAATTCTGTGACTAGATTTTTGTGTTGATGTTTACGTTCGGCAAAGTTGTTTATCTCAAATTTTTTTATCGTCTTGGAGTAATCGGGCGATCGCCGCTGTCAATATCGTTTTAAATAAAGAAAAAATTCCTTGGGGGTGATGTGACATGGGAACGGAAATTGCGGTCAATCAACAGACCTTTGCCACAGCGGTACTGGCGGCATCCCACGAAACGGTGGTATTGGTGGATTTTTTTGCGACTTGGTGTGGCCCTTGCCAGCTACTAAAGCCAATTTTGCAGTCGTTAGTGAAAGAATATGATTTTGTGCTGGCGACGGTTGATATTGACCAAAATCCAGAGTTGGCCAATGAATATGGCGTTGAAGGTGTGCCTGATGTTCGGATTGCGACCCGGGGGAAACTCATTCCCGGTTTTGTGGGGGTGTTGGAAGAGGAGAAAATTCGGGAAATATTAGAAAATCTCCATTTAAATTCGGAAATTGATGGTTTGGTTGATCAGCTCAGGGTTTATCAGTCTGAAAATAATTTGCCTGCTGCTAAATCTGTCTTAGATCAGTTATTTCAGCAATATCCGCAGCATCCTAAGGTGGCGATCGCCGCTGCTGAGTTTTTGATTCCCCTCGGTAAAGTTAAAGAAGCCACCCAAATGCTCAACACAATTAGACCAGAGCAAACAGAATATTGGGCGATCGCCGACAGTCTACGGGGCAAACTCTTGCTCCAGAACATCGCTAGCCTTGCTGTGGCATCAGAATTAGACGAAAAATATGTCGGTGCAGCAAAACATGCCTTAGTCGGTCAATACGAAACGGCACTAGAAAGTTTATTAGAAATCGTGGGCGGCGATCGCGCCTACCAAAATGACGGTGCAAGGAAAGCCATGGTCGTGATTTTTAATCTACTCGGCAAAAATCATCCCCTCACCCACAAATTTCAACAACAACTGATGCTAACTCTGTACTAACCTTGAAGCATTACAACCCCAATCATGGCTGCACTACCCCACCCAAGCAGATGTCACACAGTTGATATCTACTTTCATCCCTAGAAAAATCATGGTTGACACTCTACCCACCACTGATCAAGACGCATTTCTCACAATGAAAAAAACAGCATCCCGCAACCGCTGGGTGATTTCATGGCAAGCGATATTTTCTGGCCTGATGTTTCTGTACATGTATCTGCCGATTTTTGTCTTGGGATTTTATAGCTTTAATGAGTCCGCCTACAGTAGCTCCTGGCAAGGATTTTCGTTGAAATGGTATAGCACTCTTTTCCAAGACGAACGTGTTTTTACCGCCCTCCAGAAAAGTTTGACAGTGGCAGTGGTGGCAGTGGGCATTTCCGCTGTTATCGGCACGATGATGGCCGTGGGTCTGGCAAAATATCGTTTTCCCGGGCGTACTTTGTTCGTGGGTGTTTCCTATTTACCGCTGATTGTGCCGGATATTGCGATCGCCGTCGCGACGCTAGTGTTTCTCGCCGTTATTGGGTTGCCCCTCAGCCTCTGGACGATTATTGCCGCCCATGTGGTGTTTTGTCTCGCCTACGTGGCGATCGTCGTGTCCTCCCGTTTAGCAAGCCTCGATCCCAACCTAGAAGAAGCCGCCCTAGACCTTGGCGCAACCCCTGTTCAGGCTTTTATTAGAGTCCTATTACCCGAACTAGCCCCAGCTATCCTTGCCGGTTGCCTCCTCTCCTTTGTCCTGAGTATGGATGACTTTTTGATCTCCAGTTTTACCGCTGGCACAGGCTCTACCACATTGCCCATGGAGATTTTTAGTCGCATTCGTACCGGTGTAAAACCAGATATCAACGCCTTAAGTGTGCTGCTGATTTTAGTGTCGGGGATCATTGCCTGTGTCGCCGAATATCTGCGTTATCAAGGAGAAAAACGCCGTTTACGCTAATGTCTTTGGCTAAGACGCTTGTGAGCCGATTTTGTGATGAGTTACAGCAAAATATCTGCAAAATCCCACAAAAATTTAGTGTATTAACGATTTTCTATTACAAACAGCAAACATCTGTTACAGATCTTGACACTTGATCGGTGGGGTAGGGGTGTGGTGATAGCATTTGCGAAACACCCTTTATTTAATAAAGATTTTTGAGCATGTCTAACGAGCTTACTGGAAAAACACCGAAATTCGGTGGCAGCACGGGTGGTCTTCTTTCCGCTGCTGAAAGAGAGGAGAAATATGCCATCACTTGGTCTGCCTCTAAAGAGCAAGTGTTCGAACTGCCTACTGGTGGTGCTGCGACTATGAACGAAGGCGATAACCTGATGTATTTCGCCCGGAAGGAGCAGTGCCTTGCCCTTGGCACTCAACTCAAAACCCAACTCAAGCCCAGAATTAAGGACTATAAGATCTATCGTATTTATCCTTCTGGCGAAACTCAGTTCCTTTATCCCCTCGATGGCGTTCCTTCTGAGAAGGTAAACGAAGGTCGTGAGTTTCATGGCAAGGTTGACCGTAATATCGGGAGTAATCCTGAGCCTGCAACCCTTAAGTTTTCTGGTGTTGAACCCTACGAAGCTTAGGTTGTCTCTAGGCTCATGTTAGCTTCGGAAAACCGGCGGAAGTGAGTTGTTTGCTGTTTGTCTCGGGCTTGTTGTGGATTTAGTAGGGCGATCGCCGGTATTGCTAGATCCACAAATAAAGTCTGATATGATGAGAGGCTGAACAATAGAGCTTCCGCTTTGTTGTGTCGAGAATATTTATTATTTTTCCATTAAATTATTTCCCTACCGTGATAGCGGTTTGCGGGGAGATAATTCCCACAGAGACCTATGATTTTTCCTGATTTCGAGCAATTCTGTCATCTGAGTGAACAGGGCAACTTTATTCCG containing:
- a CDS encoding photosystem I reaction center subunit II PsaD, yielding MSNELTGKTPKFGGSTGGLLSAAEREEKYAITWSASKEQVFELPTGGAATMNEGDNLMYFARKEQCLALGTQLKTQLKPRIKDYKIYRIYPSGETQFLYPLDGVPSEKVNEGREFHGKVDRNIGSNPEPATLKFSGVEPYEA
- a CDS encoding ABC transporter permease, whose amino-acid sequence is MVDTLPTTDQDAFLTMKKTASRNRWVISWQAIFSGLMFLYMYLPIFVLGFYSFNESAYSSSWQGFSLKWYSTLFQDERVFTALQKSLTVAVVAVGISAVIGTMMAVGLAKYRFPGRTLFVGVSYLPLIVPDIAIAVATLVFLAVIGLPLSLWTIIAAHVVFCLAYVAIVVSSRLASLDPNLEEAALDLGATPVQAFIRVLLPELAPAILAGCLLSFVLSMDDFLISSFTAGTGSTTLPMEIFSRIRTGVKPDINALSVLLILVSGIIACVAEYLRYQGEKRRLR
- a CDS encoding iron-containing alcohol dehydrogenase family protein, which gives rise to MDQVSLTSTTTTTTQIFVAPAQVIKGEGILAKSAMAIARWGKRPLIVGGKRSVAVTRETLKVIAKEQALETETAFYSPDCSETSLKYLHKKFKGHKADFVIGVGGGKALDTAKLLAHQQHCPVVTIPTSAATCAAWTALSNIYTDAGAFQYDVNLSRCPDLLILDYDLVKQAPQRTLVAGIGDAIAKWYEAAVSSGHSTDTLTIAAVQQARVLRDILFQKSAAAIADLDSKEWQEVVDASVLLAGVIGGLGGANCRTVAAHAVHNGLTHLEAAHGILHGEKVAYGILVQLRLEEMCLGSQLASTARQQLLQFYQAISLPQTLADLGLTKITLQDLQKVAEITCQPQSDIHRLPFAVTPEQLMAAMVSTQVPTHKTAEAIPAD
- a CDS encoding Npt1/Npt2 family nucleotide transporter, translated to MKSQALRPKTQNDWTRKLLQTLNLRQEEGERTLLMFGFYTATSVGLLWMEQTTTALFLLPTEEGGFGASWLPMIYIVSAMLGSGLGFLYSWLQNNWALQRVLMFIVLLMALPLLVFRVSLDLQYFDGVLAFVTVFVLRLWMDAEDILNDLNSQVAANQLFNIREIKRAYPIISSGLLLGDVISGFSLPIFLKFVGLENMLIAAAVMILVGGGMLFYLTRRYKQAFPDTPVKDLEEFESDFTSRKLTKSLKRYIIPLFLFFIMGEVLYLLVEVQYLGELELKFQGDDIAGFLGLFAGILGLFELLTQWFVSSRAVERLGVFVAAMFLPVSLSVLGLGTILLDKRFFFASFDSAEILFFSAIALRFFDELLRYTLIAGIEPFLFQPIPSEIRSSIQTWVQGIAEPFTTGVTGAGLLGAIAVISKVWGDSETTETLRQIQGSIFVGAIVFFSIIWAASAWFLRSSYVSLLVQGAEQGRLGFGNIDLNAFKRAVVQALEERKTEGDRRSCIQLLDRIDPLNLSEVLAPMLHQFTPNLQRQSLESMLRSPKPEYRQQVQDLIEQKPPLDVLALGLRYLWLCEPNLDAKTLKPYLNERVDPLVRGTAANLIIQRGSTMEKREATYTLEEMLNSHKERERVVGVQSLPDALHSTLVHTYIPELLQDDSAKVRCALLAIIADKRLDEYYGSLVKGLYFSSTREAAKEALISLGNDAASLLIGVSEDPRQSEFTRQQVWSVMAEIATPDLVDALIQRLMSSWGTDRRNLLRIISKMPPEQGIEPVLERLGRSGVEMLLDQEILFLGQMYLAAKDFADPKLDSEEVNLLRAAMEGAKEDVFERCFLLMKLLYPLSAVQAAILNLNSESQSSIALGLEILDNTLDLPQKRLFLELFDTGTKANLLALRSVGQILPYNPMQPSDRLRHLIQLRHFISPWLLACCFHLAKAKHWSLGQDAVLVCLRHPNSFVREAVLAYLKEASPRICLELLPTLTNDPNPIVNAQVEQLRLELDALG
- a CDS encoding DMT family transporter, coding for MPSDQFSPQGSDSTEARLQQINADLDRLRQTLTSQLQGEIQQLQQQKSQLQQEISSLEAQRRSLMQQMAPTLAAELKNILNKQSPGNSYSTNLSQAEDYSNTANRLIADLDSTFRSTFKTLQLDLNSYHSSLSQQLSQMYTLEQQGEAILDALVSRLKEELHNNQSRYVTPPVIPQATTQPAADYGYQQNDIIQDEPLASNITSEPVEAKTYIPRLNDTKTAKKELTFSKSQLGLILILFSSLILSLQNVVISIILNQSSIFGFIKTGGYISPGIGNSLLILFLRMIFVVPVMCLIAKSLHPSSFKDIKKFMEERDYLLMAKVAGCGFALFLSQVLIYTALGPLSPGVAITIFFIFPIVTLLLAWLSFGERPSNIRWLVAFVVVLGVGLISAPSGGAQISLPFSSVLAAIFSGVSFAVHVLLIQACTKKIHPVPFSVINFGTILIFSTFSLFLTFTPFLPESWSISVESGKGFSVLLSGMILGVLTLLSYLANNIGISYIGAAISSIFGATGPVLTSILSLIIIGKTLSGQQVLGMLVVTAGVLALNLERLYGTKAKQKVKAAD
- a CDS encoding Ycf51 family protein; this encodes MDNLDFALYTQYSGYATLAFAILAIAGFLFKWGIRFRLVGTTGFMIVLTIGLFGLSLGLFNRSVVPGAIRYSLVYDNGSNLAVVTVKPEISLSEVDATLRQASGDLFSYGRTGGDAGFLVRLRTIKHLAPGVSEPLYLGQIRREITTRETADLDIQIYEDNFAKLPINDSIS
- a CDS encoding tetratricopeptide repeat protein, whose translation is MGTEIAVNQQTFATAVLAASHETVVLVDFFATWCGPCQLLKPILQSLVKEYDFVLATVDIDQNPELANEYGVEGVPDVRIATRGKLIPGFVGVLEEEKIREILENLHLNSEIDGLVDQLRVYQSENNLPAAKSVLDQLFQQYPQHPKVAIAAAEFLIPLGKVKEATQMLNTIRPEQTEYWAIADSLRGKLLLQNIASLAVASELDEKYVGAAKHALVGQYETALESLLEIVGGDRAYQNDGARKAMVVIFNLLGKNHPLTHKFQQQLMLTLY